One genomic window of Rhodothermus sp. includes the following:
- the nrfD gene encoding NrfD/PsrC family molybdoenzyme membrane anchor subunit yields MNYGFLIRNDRCIGCHACSTACKSENNVPLGVYRTWVKSVEVGVYPNVRRHFQVTRCNHCANPPCVRICPVTAMYQRDDGIVEFDPDVCIGCKACLQACPYDAIYVDPETGTAAKCHFCAHRIEMGLEPACVVVCPEHAIIAGDLDDPNSEISRMLAELEVTVRKPEQGTAPKLFYVEGNDANLTPTAVESAPPTFAWADAWPAHASEVGGDGAPSQERALRQADAGTPIRTPGPQGVPESGPIFIGEGRMAGQMTQVAYNVQHRIPWHWPVPAYLVTKGISAGLFLLMALGVLLGGVPPVASTLLWAGLGTLLFLGITTGLLVYDLERPERFLRIVLRPQWKSWLVRGAFLLIGFGSVVGLWWVLEGGAWLGWWAEPDVARLVLLGLGVPLALGAAVYTAFLFAQAEGRDLWQSPLLPIHLLVQAALAGSAFVLLMAPWLDWVPSFVTLARWTFGISLGLDLLVTLLGEFGMPHASEVAARAAHRITHGPYRHYFWTGSLLLGHLVPLGLLGIGGIWLEALAGLLALVGLYLYEYAFVMAPQEIPNS; encoded by the coding sequence ATGAACTACGGTTTTCTGATCCGCAACGACCGCTGCATTGGCTGCCATGCCTGTTCGACCGCTTGCAAAAGCGAAAACAATGTACCGCTGGGCGTCTATCGCACCTGGGTCAAAAGTGTAGAGGTCGGGGTTTATCCCAACGTGCGGCGGCATTTTCAGGTCACGCGCTGTAATCATTGCGCCAATCCGCCCTGCGTGCGCATCTGTCCGGTGACGGCCATGTACCAGCGAGACGACGGGATTGTGGAGTTTGATCCGGACGTATGCATCGGGTGTAAGGCCTGCCTGCAGGCCTGTCCGTATGATGCCATTTACGTGGATCCGGAGACCGGGACGGCCGCCAAGTGTCACTTCTGTGCCCATCGTATTGAGATGGGGTTAGAGCCAGCCTGCGTGGTGGTGTGTCCGGAGCATGCGATCATTGCCGGGGATCTGGATGATCCCAACTCGGAAATCAGCCGTATGCTGGCCGAGCTGGAGGTGACGGTCCGGAAGCCGGAGCAGGGCACGGCTCCCAAGCTGTTTTACGTGGAAGGCAACGACGCGAATCTGACGCCCACGGCCGTCGAGTCGGCTCCACCGACGTTTGCCTGGGCCGACGCGTGGCCGGCGCATGCCTCCGAGGTCGGAGGGGATGGCGCACCTTCGCAGGAGAGGGCACTCCGGCAGGCTGACGCCGGTACGCCGATTCGGACGCCCGGGCCGCAGGGTGTGCCGGAGTCCGGGCCCATCTTCATTGGCGAAGGGCGCATGGCCGGGCAGATGACCCAGGTGGCCTACAACGTGCAACATCGGATCCCCTGGCACTGGCCTGTGCCGGCTTACCTGGTGACCAAAGGTATCAGTGCGGGCCTGTTCCTGCTGATGGCGCTCGGCGTGTTGCTGGGTGGAGTGCCGCCGGTGGCCTCTACCCTGTTATGGGCCGGGCTGGGGACCCTCCTGTTTCTCGGGATAACGACGGGATTGCTGGTGTACGACCTGGAGCGTCCTGAGCGTTTTCTGCGCATTGTGCTGCGCCCCCAATGGAAGAGCTGGCTGGTACGGGGCGCCTTTCTGCTGATCGGGTTTGGCAGTGTGGTCGGGCTGTGGTGGGTGCTGGAAGGTGGTGCCTGGCTGGGCTGGTGGGCCGAGCCGGACGTTGCGCGCCTGGTATTACTCGGGCTGGGTGTACCGCTGGCACTGGGAGCAGCGGTGTACACGGCGTTCCTGTTTGCGCAGGCCGAAGGGCGTGATCTCTGGCAGAGTCCGCTGCTGCCGATCCATCTGTTGGTGCAGGCGGCGCTGGCTGGTAGTGCCTTTGTGCTACTGATGGCTCCCTGGTTAGATTGGGTGCCGTCGTTTGTGACCCTGGCTCGCTGGACTTTTGGGATCAGCCTGGGGCTCGACCTGCTGGTCACCCTGCTGGGTGAGTTTGGAATGCCGCATGCCTCGGAAGTGGCCGCCCGCGCTGCCCATCGCATCACGCATGGTCCCTATCGGCATTACTTCTGGACCGGCAGCCTGCTTCTGGGGCATCTGGTCCCGCTGGGGCTGCTGGGGATAGGAGGGATCTGGCTTGAAGCGCTGGCCGGATTGCTGGCGCTGGTTGGCCTGTACCTCTATGAGTATGCTTTTGTGATGGCTCCCCAGGAAATTCCCAACAGCTGA
- a CDS encoding molybdopterin-dependent oxidoreductase: MATTTLTQPRSLLERLLLRLQRATGTETATSTASEKASDETAEAASWGPPRFSQTERVPEPVQLQTVVHPDGRISQYPPPEKWDDWVEWDGQAWPRRVARRYTLVPTVCFNCESACGLLAYVDRETLEIRKFEGNPVHPGSRGRNCAKGPATINQIYDPERILYPLKRVGKRGEGKWKRISWEEALNEIAEKMRESRLRRRDGIMYHVGRPGEDGYTNRVIQAWGVDGHNSHTNICSSSARLGYTLWSGIDRPSPDHAHARVILLLSSHLETGHYFNPHAQRIIEGKERGAKLIVLDPRLSNTASKADIWLPTWPGSEAYVLLAWANYLIQSDRYDREFVRRWVNWEDTLRAVAEGQLPIEDAGLRQAIQQAAPHFSFELFDRLLKHLYAPFTFERAAREAQVPVERIREAAEYIADCQGRLATHNWRSASIGNLGGWQITRALFFLNVLTGSVGTKGGTGLNAWHKFVPRPFDVPPPGKVWNELLLPQEWPLAFFEMSFLLPHMLLEGRGTIDVYFTRVYNPLWINPDGFVWLQALLDEEKIRCHVALTPTWNETAWFADYVLPMGHAGERHDLMSQETHAGQWIAFRQPVRRVAMERLGQRVRYTYEANPGEVWEENEFWIELSARMDPDGSLGIRKHFESPYRPGEIITVEEYYRWIFENQVPGLPEAAAREGLTPLEYMRKYGCFEVKREVYQPYEREVAPEEPGVEIDGVRRAGFPTPSRKLEFFSRTLYEWGWKEPRFTIPWPLKSHVHPDQIDRSKGEMLLLPNWRLPTLIHTRSANAKWLYELSHKNPIWMHPEDAARIGVRTGDLVRVETEIGYFVNTVWVTEGIKPGVIAVSHHLGRWRLKSDMGVNRQASAWVELEETGPGQYRLRRKAGVAPFESWDPDTRRIWWQEVGVHQNLTHAVHPDPVSGAHCWLQKAVRVTRAQPGDRQGDVWVDTRRSMELYRYWVALTRPAARFSPDGTRRPYWLKRPLKPTREAYQLPAQVFAPTEPYPSLEEAAARISEDFLIGPRPGDPGHLQP; this comes from the coding sequence ATGGCAACGACAACCCTTACGCAGCCGCGGTCCCTGCTGGAACGCCTGCTGCTACGGTTGCAGCGGGCTACGGGCACTGAAACGGCTACCTCGACCGCTTCCGAAAAGGCGTCGGACGAAACGGCTGAGGCAGCCTCCTGGGGACCGCCCCGATTTTCGCAGACAGAACGGGTCCCCGAACCGGTACAGCTCCAGACGGTGGTGCACCCGGATGGCCGTATCAGTCAGTATCCACCGCCTGAGAAGTGGGACGACTGGGTGGAATGGGATGGCCAGGCCTGGCCGCGACGGGTGGCGCGACGCTATACGCTGGTGCCCACCGTCTGCTTCAACTGCGAGAGCGCCTGTGGCCTGTTGGCCTACGTGGATCGAGAAACGCTGGAGATCCGCAAGTTTGAAGGCAATCCGGTTCATCCCGGAAGCCGCGGACGTAACTGCGCCAAAGGGCCGGCCACCATCAACCAGATCTATGATCCAGAGCGCATTCTCTATCCACTCAAGCGGGTGGGCAAACGTGGAGAGGGGAAGTGGAAGCGCATCTCGTGGGAGGAGGCGCTCAACGAGATTGCCGAGAAGATGCGCGAAAGCCGGCTGCGCCGACGAGATGGAATCATGTATCACGTGGGACGGCCGGGCGAGGACGGCTACACGAACCGGGTGATTCAGGCCTGGGGAGTGGACGGCCACAACAGCCACACGAACATCTGCTCTTCCAGCGCGCGGCTGGGCTACACGCTCTGGAGTGGGATCGACCGGCCCAGCCCGGACCATGCACATGCACGGGTGATTCTGCTGTTGTCGAGCCATCTGGAGACCGGCCACTACTTCAATCCCCATGCGCAGCGCATCATTGAAGGCAAGGAACGGGGCGCCAAACTGATCGTGCTGGACCCCCGGCTATCCAACACGGCCTCCAAGGCCGACATCTGGCTACCCACCTGGCCGGGCAGTGAGGCCTACGTGCTACTGGCCTGGGCCAATTATCTGATTCAGAGCGATCGGTACGACAGGGAATTTGTGCGGCGCTGGGTCAACTGGGAGGACACGCTGCGGGCCGTGGCGGAAGGTCAGTTGCCTATTGAAGATGCCGGATTGCGCCAGGCCATCCAACAGGCCGCTCCGCATTTTTCGTTCGAGCTTTTCGATCGGCTTCTGAAGCATCTGTACGCACCGTTTACGTTCGAGCGAGCGGCGCGCGAGGCCCAGGTACCCGTGGAACGGATTCGAGAAGCCGCCGAATATATTGCCGATTGTCAGGGCCGGCTGGCCACCCACAACTGGCGCAGCGCTTCGATCGGCAACCTGGGAGGCTGGCAGATCACACGGGCCCTGTTCTTCCTGAACGTGCTGACCGGTTCGGTCGGTACCAAAGGCGGAACCGGCCTGAACGCCTGGCACAAGTTTGTCCCCCGGCCCTTCGATGTGCCACCTCCGGGCAAGGTCTGGAACGAACTGCTGCTACCGCAGGAGTGGCCGCTGGCTTTCTTTGAAATGAGCTTTCTGCTGCCGCACATGCTGCTGGAGGGGCGGGGCACGATCGACGTTTACTTTACGCGGGTGTACAATCCGCTCTGGATCAATCCGGATGGGTTTGTCTGGTTGCAGGCCCTGCTGGATGAAGAAAAGATTCGCTGTCACGTCGCCCTGACGCCTACCTGGAACGAGACGGCCTGGTTTGCCGACTACGTGCTGCCTATGGGGCATGCGGGCGAGCGGCACGACCTGATGAGCCAGGAGACGCACGCCGGCCAGTGGATTGCCTTCCGGCAGCCCGTCCGGCGCGTAGCTATGGAGCGGCTGGGTCAGCGGGTACGCTATACCTATGAAGCCAATCCCGGTGAGGTGTGGGAAGAGAACGAATTCTGGATTGAGCTTTCCGCCCGTATGGATCCCGACGGCAGCCTGGGCATCCGAAAACATTTCGAGAGCCCCTATCGGCCAGGCGAGATCATCACCGTCGAAGAATACTATCGCTGGATCTTTGAAAACCAGGTGCCCGGTCTGCCCGAGGCAGCCGCTCGGGAGGGGCTGACCCCGCTGGAATACATGCGCAAGTATGGCTGCTTTGAGGTAAAACGGGAAGTCTATCAACCATACGAGCGTGAGGTAGCGCCAGAGGAACCCGGCGTCGAGATTGATGGCGTGCGGCGGGCAGGCTTTCCCACGCCCAGCCGGAAGCTGGAGTTTTTCAGCCGGACGCTCTACGAATGGGGCTGGAAGGAGCCACGCTTTACGATTCCCTGGCCGCTGAAAAGCCATGTTCATCCGGACCAGATCGATCGGTCGAAGGGCGAAATGCTCCTGCTGCCCAACTGGCGGCTACCTACGCTGATTCACACCCGGAGTGCCAATGCAAAATGGCTCTATGAGCTCAGCCACAAAAATCCGATCTGGATGCATCCGGAGGACGCGGCCCGTATTGGCGTGCGGACCGGAGATCTGGTGCGGGTGGAGACCGAGATCGGCTACTTCGTGAACACCGTCTGGGTGACCGAAGGCATTAAACCCGGCGTCATTGCGGTGAGTCATCACCTGGGGCGGTGGCGTCTGAAATCCGATATGGGGGTCAATCGCCAGGCTTCCGCCTGGGTTGAGCTGGAGGAAACCGGTCCCGGCCAGTACCGGCTGCGTCGGAAAGCCGGAGTTGCTCCCTTTGAAAGCTGGGATCCGGATACGCGCCGGATCTGGTGGCAGGAAGTGGGGGTGCATCAGAACCTGACCCATGCGGTGCATCCTGATCCGGTCAGCGGGGCCCATTGCTGGCTCCAGAAGGCGGTGCGGGTGACCCGGGCCCAACCCGGCGACCGGCAGGGCGACGTCTGGGTAGATACCCGGCGGTCTATGGAGCTGTATCGCTACTGGGTAGCGCTTACCCGTCCGGCCGCGCGCTTCAGTCCAGATGGCACGCGGCGACCGTACTGGCTCAAGCGGCCACTCAAGCCGACGCGAGAGGCCTACCAGTTGCCTGCGCAGGTTTTTGCCCCGACCGAACCCTATCCTTCGCTGGAGGAGGCCGCTGCCCGGATCTCGGAAGACTTTCTGATCGGCCCCCGCCCGGGCGATCCGGGCCATTTGCAGCCATGA
- a CDS encoding ATP-binding protein has protein sequence MKFNLMMSMFIDREQERTALEQRWTTGQAELLIVYGRRRVGKTELLLQFARHAAKRYLYFLATQGTQAEQLRQFSEILRQTFQDPLLRTLTFSDWNTVFTYLGQQARQERLLVILDEFPYLCEAAPELPSIIQRFWDLEGQHSQLFLVLCGSQLGFMEREVLGERSPLYGRRTGQLRLQPLDFRAAAQFFPGYGPRERLLAYGMLGGMPAYLRRFSPALSLRENLLRELLDVQGYLYEEPRFLLRMELRDVRVYASMLGAIASGCTRLNEIAQRVGVPVHTASKYLSVLQELALIVREVPFTARAPQRSKRGRYRILDPFLRFWYRFVYPHATLIEAGQGRLVYERFIAPQLDTYMGSIFEEVVRTYLERYAARELGLPPVVRTGRIWSGDFDVDLVAEHVDGSWTIGECKWARRPVGLRVLTVLLQRHKQLGQMIRLPKRIRYLVASGGGFSPAFLRQQRDEILLLDLNDLLSASEM, from the coding sequence TTGAAGTTCAATCTGATGATGAGCATGTTCATCGATCGGGAACAGGAACGAACCGCCCTTGAGCAACGCTGGACCACCGGGCAGGCCGAACTGCTGATCGTCTACGGGCGCCGACGCGTCGGCAAAACCGAACTGCTGCTCCAGTTTGCCCGGCACGCCGCAAAACGCTACCTGTATTTTCTGGCTACCCAGGGCACCCAAGCAGAGCAACTGCGCCAGTTTTCAGAAATCCTGCGCCAGACCTTTCAGGATCCGCTTCTCAGAACGCTCACCTTCTCGGACTGGAACACCGTCTTCACTTATCTGGGCCAGCAGGCCCGTCAGGAGCGGCTGCTGGTGATCCTGGACGAGTTTCCCTATCTGTGTGAGGCAGCTCCCGAGCTCCCCTCGATCATCCAGCGATTCTGGGATCTGGAAGGGCAGCATAGCCAGTTGTTTCTGGTGCTCTGTGGTTCCCAGCTTGGCTTCATGGAGCGGGAGGTCCTGGGTGAACGTTCCCCTCTCTATGGAAGGCGCACCGGGCAATTGCGTTTGCAACCGCTGGACTTTCGCGCGGCCGCCCAGTTTTTTCCCGGCTACGGGCCGCGCGAGCGCCTGCTGGCCTACGGTATGCTCGGAGGCATGCCGGCTTATCTACGGCGCTTTTCGCCCGCGCTGTCGCTCAGGGAGAACCTGTTGCGCGAGTTGCTCGACGTCCAGGGTTATCTCTACGAGGAGCCGCGCTTTTTGCTGCGTATGGAGCTACGCGACGTGCGCGTCTATGCAAGTATGCTGGGAGCGATTGCTTCGGGATGTACCCGGCTGAACGAAATCGCGCAGCGAGTAGGCGTGCCCGTTCATACCGCATCGAAGTACCTGAGCGTATTGCAGGAGCTGGCGCTGATAGTCCGGGAGGTTCCATTTACCGCCCGTGCGCCGCAGCGTAGCAAGCGGGGACGCTACCGGATTCTGGATCCCTTTCTGCGTTTCTGGTACCGATTTGTCTACCCGCATGCTACGCTGATTGAGGCCGGGCAGGGCCGACTGGTCTACGAGCGGTTCATCGCGCCGCAGCTGGACACCTATATGGGGTCGATTTTTGAAGAGGTGGTGCGGACGTACCTGGAGCGCTATGCGGCCAGGGAGCTTGGACTGCCTCCGGTGGTGCGGACAGGACGTATATGGAGTGGAGATTTTGACGTTGATCTGGTAGCAGAACATGTCGATGGGAGCTGGACGATAGGGGAGTGCAAATGGGCACGGCGTCCGGTTGGCTTGCGGGTGCTTACGGTGCTGTTGCAGCGGCACAAGCAATTGGGCCAGATGATACGTCTTCCGAAGCGGATTCGGTATCTTGTGGCTTCAGGAGGAGGATTTTCGCCCGCGTTTTTGCGTCAGCAGCGTGATGAAATCCTTCTATTGGATCTGAACGATTTGCTGAGCGCTTCGGAGATGTGA
- a CDS encoding FAD/NAD(P)-binding oxidoreductase produces the protein MRKRVIVIGAGPGGVAAARRLRDRAGDRLEIVLIERTGVAEFLPGTIATVLGEAPATHWRQPVQLRGIVVHPAEVQRATGRGVVLAGGRMLEADAVIAAPGLHLALTAVPERPNMFAFWSPSTAEAARAAVARLRSGRLAVVISGLPYRCPPAPYSLAMQLAAFYRQQRRDVQLVLTTPEEAPLASLGHGIPEFLLRSCASAGVEVQLGRRPDWSAASDQAITFTDGSRLAFDLALVVPPHTRAPLLTTLPDDEVLVPVDERLETAEPGLFVVGDAALTPLPRTAGAATAQGLTAADAVLDRLGLARYEGPHLPAPECYLGHGEGRYSRITIRFPDGLPPVGQPDIRLEDPSPALAAGFARVFDEWRALRTEHD, from the coding sequence ATGCGGAAACGTGTTATCGTCATTGGTGCCGGCCCCGGTGGTGTGGCTGCAGCCCGCCGCCTGCGCGACCGGGCCGGCGATCGTCTGGAAATCGTGCTGATCGAGCGGACTGGCGTTGCCGAATTTTTGCCGGGTACGATTGCTACCGTGCTGGGCGAAGCGCCTGCGACCCACTGGCGCCAGCCCGTACAGTTGCGGGGTATCGTGGTGCACCCGGCCGAAGTGCAACGGGCTACAGGCCGTGGTGTCGTGCTTGCCGGGGGCCGTATGCTGGAAGCGGACGCTGTCATTGCCGCACCCGGCCTGCACCTGGCGTTGACGGCCGTGCCCGAGCGACCGAATATGTTTGCGTTCTGGAGCCCTTCGACGGCCGAGGCCGCTCGTGCAGCCGTGGCGCGCCTACGGAGTGGCCGCCTGGCCGTGGTCATCTCCGGCCTGCCCTACCGCTGCCCGCCGGCTCCCTACAGCCTGGCCATGCAGCTGGCCGCTTTCTATCGCCAGCAACGGCGTGACGTACAGCTTGTGCTCACCACACCCGAAGAGGCCCCGCTGGCTTCGCTGGGGCACGGCATTCCCGAGTTTTTGCTCCGCTCCTGCGCATCGGCTGGCGTCGAGGTGCAGCTCGGCCGTCGGCCTGACTGGAGCGCTGCCTCCGATCAGGCGATCACGTTCACCGACGGAAGTCGCCTCGCCTTCGATCTGGCGCTGGTGGTTCCTCCGCACACCCGTGCTCCCCTGCTGACTACCCTGCCGGACGACGAAGTGCTGGTGCCCGTGGACGAGCGCCTGGAGACCGCCGAACCCGGCCTGTTCGTCGTGGGTGATGCAGCACTCACCCCACTGCCCCGCACAGCCGGCGCGGCTACCGCCCAGGGGCTAACCGCTGCCGATGCCGTTCTGGACCGCCTTGGCCTGGCCCGCTACGAAGGCCCCCACCTGCCGGCGCCTGAATGCTACCTCGGCCACGGCGAAGGGCGCTACAGCCGCATCACGATCCGCTTTCCGGACGGCCTTCCCCCGGTCGGCCAGCCCGACATTCGCCTTGAAGACCCCTCACCAGCGCTGGCCGCCGGCTTTGCCCGCGTGTTTGACGAATGGCGGGCCCTCCGCACTGAGCACGACTAA
- a CDS encoding heavy metal translocating P-type ATPase has protein sequence MAQLQLKIGGMVCSFCVQGIQQTLRGMDGIQEVHVSLAHEEVLVRYDPARVSAERIRRALEQMGYTIRDPDRLRAYEEAEAELALHRRRLLGAAGLTAGALGLMVAMWSGYRPAWMSAVMLVLALLTWLGPGGYILRMAYHSVRRGIFNQHVLLELAALAGLGGGVAGLFWPTFPASEFFGVTVFVTTYHILSGWASAVVRMRASRAIRQLLDLQPATAARLAPDGREEQVPVSQIRVGDRVRIRPGERIPVDGVVREGETEVDESLVTGEPMPVLKRPGDRVVGGAINQTGSVVVEVTAIGADTFLQQVARHIEAARAMKPGVLHLVDQVLRYFVPGVIGVALLAWLIWVPGAWLLTGQAQPTRALFAMLAVLVMGYPCALGMATPLALIRAGGEAARRGILFRAGEAFQVLSEVRVLAFDKTGTLTEGRPEVVAVWSPSNDACWLELAGAAEEGSEHPLGQAIVRFVRQRIDSWPQATSFQAVRGGGVVATVEGRDVRVGNLPFLSLRLDEAARCWVNEQEALGRTVVGVRVDQRLVGLLALADPIKEDAPATLAAFRRQGYRLLMLTGDAEATARVVAHQLGIDEVVARLSPEAKASYIRTLQQQGLRVAMVGDGINDAPALTQADVGIAMGTGTDIAIESADVVIMGRRLQALQEVFQLGQAAYRRTKENLVLAFSFNGLGVPLAVTGWVQPVWAMIAMVASVTTVLANAFVRPLTRWPMAAVSVRQTFTVSTPHCRRCVEAMEKALRRRWPDVQITADLTARQITIEGAVPLESVQEVLGDVGFRAQPVSLKASANM, from the coding sequence ATGGCGCAGTTGCAGCTGAAAATCGGTGGGATGGTCTGCTCGTTCTGTGTGCAGGGGATTCAGCAGACGCTGCGGGGCATGGATGGAATTCAGGAGGTCCATGTCAGCCTGGCCCATGAGGAGGTTCTGGTGCGTTACGATCCGGCGCGGGTTTCCGCGGAGCGGATTCGTCGAGCCCTGGAACAGATGGGCTATACGATTCGGGATCCGGATCGGCTCCGGGCTTACGAGGAGGCAGAAGCAGAGCTGGCGCTGCATCGACGTCGGTTACTGGGAGCGGCCGGGTTGACTGCAGGAGCACTGGGGCTGATGGTGGCCATGTGGAGCGGCTACCGTCCGGCCTGGATGTCCGCGGTTATGCTGGTGCTGGCGTTGCTGACGTGGCTGGGGCCGGGCGGCTATATTTTGCGCATGGCGTACCACTCGGTGCGTCGGGGCATTTTCAATCAGCATGTGTTGTTGGAACTGGCGGCACTTGCAGGGCTGGGAGGTGGCGTGGCCGGGCTTTTCTGGCCAACGTTTCCGGCCAGCGAGTTTTTCGGGGTGACTGTGTTTGTTACCACCTATCATATCCTTTCGGGCTGGGCTTCGGCGGTGGTGCGTATGCGGGCTTCCCGGGCCATTCGGCAACTGCTGGATTTGCAGCCGGCCACGGCGGCTCGGCTGGCCCCTGATGGCCGGGAGGAGCAGGTGCCAGTGAGCCAGATTCGGGTGGGAGATCGCGTGCGAATCCGTCCCGGCGAGCGCATTCCGGTGGATGGGGTGGTGCGGGAGGGCGAGACGGAAGTGGACGAAAGTCTGGTGACCGGCGAACCAATGCCAGTGCTGAAGCGACCGGGCGACCGCGTGGTAGGCGGAGCTATCAATCAGACGGGCAGCGTGGTGGTGGAGGTGACGGCGATTGGAGCCGACACCTTCCTGCAACAGGTAGCTCGGCATATTGAAGCTGCTCGGGCCATGAAGCCGGGTGTGTTACACCTGGTGGACCAGGTGCTTCGCTACTTTGTGCCTGGCGTGATCGGGGTGGCGCTGCTGGCATGGCTGATCTGGGTGCCCGGTGCCTGGTTATTGACGGGTCAGGCACAACCGACGCGCGCGCTGTTTGCCATGCTGGCCGTGCTGGTGATGGGCTATCCCTGTGCGCTGGGAATGGCTACCCCGCTGGCTCTGATTCGCGCAGGGGGCGAAGCGGCGCGTCGGGGGATTCTCTTTCGGGCTGGCGAGGCATTCCAGGTGCTTTCGGAGGTGCGTGTGCTGGCCTTTGACAAGACAGGTACACTGACCGAGGGACGTCCCGAAGTGGTTGCCGTCTGGTCGCCGAGCAATGACGCGTGCTGGCTGGAGCTGGCTGGCGCGGCCGAGGAAGGATCGGAGCATCCGCTGGGACAGGCGATTGTCCGATTTGTGCGTCAGCGTATCGACTCCTGGCCGCAGGCTACCAGTTTCCAGGCAGTACGTGGCGGGGGCGTCGTGGCCACAGTGGAAGGACGAGACGTACGGGTGGGAAACCTGCCGTTTTTGAGCCTGAGGCTGGATGAAGCGGCCCGGTGCTGGGTGAACGAGCAGGAGGCCCTGGGACGTACGGTGGTCGGTGTCAGGGTGGATCAGCGACTGGTTGGCTTGCTGGCGCTGGCCGATCCAATCAAAGAAGATGCACCCGCTACACTCGCAGCTTTTCGGCGTCAGGGCTATCGGCTACTCATGCTTACCGGTGATGCCGAAGCGACGGCGCGGGTGGTGGCACACCAGCTCGGAATCGATGAAGTCGTGGCGCGTCTCAGCCCTGAAGCGAAGGCCTCCTACATCCGGACGTTACAGCAACAGGGGCTTCGCGTGGCGATGGTTGGCGATGGCATCAACGACGCCCCAGCGTTGACCCAGGCCGATGTGGGCATTGCCATGGGAACCGGAACAGACATTGCCATCGAGTCGGCTGATGTGGTGATCATGGGGCGGCGGTTGCAGGCTTTGCAGGAGGTGTTTCAACTGGGACAGGCCGCCTATCGGCGTACCAAAGAGAATCTGGTGCTGGCGTTCAGCTTCAACGGCCTCGGTGTGCCGCTGGCTGTGACCGGCTGGGTGCAGCCGGTCTGGGCAATGATCGCCATGGTGGCGAGTGTAACGACTGTGCTGGCGAATGCTTTCGTGCGGCCACTTACGCGTTGGCCAATGGCAGCCGTGTCGGTACGCCAGACATTCACCGTATCGACCCCGCACTGCCGACGCTGCGTAGAAGCTATGGAAAAGGCGCTCCGACGGCGTTGGCCGGATGTGCAGATAACGGCTGATCTGACAGCCCGCCAGATTACGATAGAGGGGGCGGTCCCCTTGGAAAGTGTACAGGAAGTACTGGGTGATGTTGGATTCCGTGCGCAGCCGGTATCCCTGAAGGCCTCAGCAAATATGTAG
- a CDS encoding molecular chaperone TorD family protein has protein sequence MNSGASLQADPLLLAQLYRWLGRLLLDGRTATIQELVLRLPELVEDLAETDPEALAAAHYHVLGREIPPYASVFCAADGQVGGWVTDWYHRCYRTVGFIPDPRQEPADHLGQILHFLAFCLQQGTPEREEAARRLLHGEGLSWLPLFTFAVARQQIPFMERVVGLVAELIQTHRARVPPAACSEPLPWPDPAVPGPEAGISQLAVYLTTPIRCGFFLSLSDLQQLGRQLNLPVGFGRRAQVLETLFHTAALHDRAQALLEALLALVEDWWHYLKTEALEAVIWRKRLEATWTLLQAARKTLGSL, from the coding sequence ATGAATTCAGGCGCTTCGCTGCAGGCCGATCCGCTACTGCTGGCCCAGCTCTACCGCTGGCTGGGCCGGTTGCTGCTGGATGGGCGTACGGCTACCATTCAGGAGCTCGTCCTTCGGCTGCCTGAACTGGTTGAGGATCTGGCGGAGACGGATCCCGAGGCACTGGCCGCCGCGCACTACCACGTACTGGGCCGTGAAATACCCCCCTATGCCAGCGTTTTCTGTGCAGCCGATGGGCAGGTGGGTGGATGGGTGACCGACTGGTATCACCGGTGTTACCGCACGGTCGGATTTATACCGGATCCCCGCCAGGAACCGGCCGATCATCTTGGCCAGATCCTACATTTTCTGGCCTTCTGCCTGCAACAGGGAACGCCCGAGCGAGAAGAAGCCGCTCGTCGGCTCCTGCACGGCGAAGGACTATCGTGGCTACCGCTTTTCACCTTTGCCGTGGCACGTCAGCAGATCCCTTTCATGGAACGTGTGGTAGGACTGGTTGCCGAACTGATTCAAACGCATCGAGCACGGGTGCCGCCTGCTGCGTGCTCCGAACCACTGCCGTGGCCTGATCCGGCCGTGCCTGGTCCTGAAGCGGGCATATCACAGCTGGCGGTCTACCTGACCACGCCGATTCGCTGTGGCTTTTTCCTGAGCCTTTCCGACCTGCAGCAACTGGGACGTCAACTGAATCTTCCGGTGGGCTTTGGCCGGCGCGCGCAGGTGCTGGAAACGTTATTCCACACGGCGGCCCTGCATGACCGTGCTCAAGCGCTGCTGGAGGCGCTGCTGGCGTTGGTGGAGGACTGGTGGCATTACCTGAAGACCGAGGCGCTGGAGGCTGTGATCTGGCGCAAACGCCTGGAGGCTACCTGGACCCTCCTGCAGGCCGCTCGTAAGACATTGGGAAGTTTGTGA